The genomic window GGGCTGGTGCGACCTGGTGCTGGTCGGCCACTCCGAGCGGCGCCACATCATGGGCGAGACCGACGAGCAGGTGGCGCGCAGGCTGCGCCGCGCCCTCACCCATCCGCTGCGGGTCATCCTCGCGGTCGGCGAGACCCTGGAGCAGCGCGATGCGGGGACCACGCTCGAGGTGATCCACCGCCAGCTCGACGCCGCCCTGGGCGGCCTCGACGCGGCCGCACTCGAACGGATCGTGGTGGCGTACGAGCCGGTCTGGGCGATCGGCACCGGCCGCACCGCCACGCCCGAGCAGGCCCAGGAGGTCTGTGCCGCCATCCGCACCCACGTCGGCGGCATCGTGTCGACCGAGGCGGCGGCGGCGCTGCTGGTCCTGTACGGCGGCAGCTGCA from Candidatus Dormiibacterota bacterium includes these protein-coding regions:
- the tpiA gene encoding triose-phosphate isomerase — encoded protein: WKMNTTVPEGIELARAVVALERPAEVEVAVLPPFTHLWPVCAELRGTGVLLGAQNCFWEDAGAYTGEISPAALAGWCDLVLVGHSERRHIMGETDEQVARRLRRALTHPLRVILAVGETLEQRDAGTTLEVIHRQLDAALGGLDAAALERIVVAYEPVWAIGTGRTATPEQAQEVCAAIRTHVGGIVSTEAAAALLVLYGGSCTPDNAASLLAEPDIDGGLIGGASLKPQAFGAIVAAAAATVNATVDG